The genomic interval TCTTTATTTTTGTACATACTGGTGTAGAAATATTTGAAGTGGCCAGTTATTCAGATAAGGCATATTTAGGCCCGATTATTACCCTTGCTATTCTTCCTGCTGTTTCATTATTTAAAATTCTTATCCTGATGATGGAAGAAGAATTTTTGAAGATGTATGTAACCTTTGCAAGAAGTAAAGGGATTCATAACTTTCCGATTTTGCTGAAGCACATACTTCGAAATATTATTCCAGTCTCGTTCCATCATTTAAAAATAATTATATGGGGCTTGCTATCTAGTCAATTTATTATCGAACGGCTCTTTAATGTACATGGATTTACTTATTTTCTCGTAGAAAGCTTTACGCCAATGACAATTGCTGTGTCCTTGCTGCTTATATTTACGCCATTTTTTATTATTTTTCAACTAGTTGATATCGTGTTGAAAGAGGAGAAAGAACCAGCACGTGATTTGAAAAAAGAATCGAGGAAAGAGAAGCTAACCTTCACACACTTTGCCTCCTCCTTTAAGGTATTTCTTCTTAATATAAAGGATGGATTCCAACAATTTAGCTGGCGAAGATTTTCCTTAATTCGTCCAGTTATGTGGGTAGGAAAGATGTTAGGCAGCCATATGAAAAACTGGAAATTTGCTGTTGGGAGCTTGTTTTTTATCGTGGTAATTGGGTATAGCATTCTTTACTCTGTTACAACTAATAATCATGTTGATCAAATGAATTTATTATATGCTGAAGATGGAGCGACCCTAATTGCTGCTCCGCCTTTTGCGCCAACAGAACCTTTTTTCTTTGGGTCTGACAAAATGGGGTATAGCCTTTTTGATCAAATTGTTATTGGGGCAAAATATACCTTGCTTTTTGCCCTGCTTATTGCATTTTTACGAGTAATTGGTGGATTACTGTTTGCGGTTGTTTATTCTTTTCATGTCAAACCTAAAGTGCAGCAATGGTTGGCAAAGACTGTAGATTCGATTCATTTTATGCCATTAAGCTTGATTGCCTATATTTTGCTAAGACCGATCCTGTTACCTGGCTTTGACGGATTCAGCTATTCCTTTTGGGAAAGGGTCTTTTTAGAAACGATGATTTTAACTTTACTAGTTGTACCATTAACGACCGTATTATTAGGAAAAGAGATTAATCGCGTGCTAGATTATGAATTTATTGCAAGTGCTAAGGTGATGGGCGGTGGGAAATTTCAAATCTTTACTCGGCATATTCTTCCACATTTAGGACCAAGACTTACCATTCTATTTGGACAGCAATTTATCCATGTTTTGTTAATCTTTATGCACTTAGGTATGTTTGATTACTTCTTTGGTGGAACAAAATTATCAATGGATGCTATGTTTGCAGATCCTCCTCGATCGATTACCTATGAATGGTCTGGGTTAATAGGACAAGTTGGCAGACTAGCTCTCGGATCCGGAAGATACTGGTATTTGTATTTACTCGTTCCATTTATTCTTGCAATTTTTGCGATGCAACTGATTGTACAAGGTGTAAAAGAGGTGCAACAAGTAAAAGTAGGAGTAATTTTTAAGCATCCAAATCCAAATATGTATAAGAAAAAACAAAAACTAGAAAAAAAGGAAGTAGCCCCATCCATAACAAAAGAAAGTTTTACACAGATAGGGAGAGATTCGAATGGAAATCAGGCAATTACACCGCCATGATGCCGAAGCATATTTTGCACTAAGATTAGAAGCGCTGAAAACAAATCCAGAAGCATTTGGGTCTAGCTATGAGGAAGAAAAAGACTATCCGATTAGTCGAACAGAGAATAGGTTAGCTGATTCATCTTCATATGTATTTGGAGCATTTGTTGAAAATCAACTAATCGGTGTCTTGACCTTAATGAAGGATACGAAACAAAAAATGAGCCATCGCGGCCATTTATATGCAGCCTATGTTACTCCTTTAAACAGAGGAAAAGGCGCTGGGAAACAGTTAGTACAAATAGCAATTAATAAAGCACAGGAGTTACGAGAGATAGAGCAGCTATATTTAGAAGTAGTTGCTGATAATATACCAGCCAAAAAGTTATATGAATCCTTGGGGTTTGAAACCTATGGCATTGATCGAAAGGCATTAAAAGTTAGTGGGAAATATTATGATGAAGCATTAATGGTTCTCTATTTATAGTAGATTTTAGGCTGTGGTTAAACTTTTACTAGTAGAAGTTTGGCCACAGTTTTTATTTTTTCCTAGATAAACTATTCGAATATTATAATAAAAAATTATTTAAATATAAACAATTGAGGAAAAAGTCCGATATATTATTTGTAAATGAAATTGAATTATTCAGTAAATTACTTTAATATGGTACATACGAAGTAATAAATCACCTTGTTTTTTAGTGAATCTAATTCTATTTTACTAGTTTAAAAGAAAGAATGATTTAGAAAATAGAGGAAGACAAACAAAGAATATTCGTTATAAAAGAAAGGAGGAGAAAAATAGGAAAACTAAAAATTGCTATTTCGGAATATTCTTAAATTTATTCCAATGGATAGAAAGGACGACATATCTTAAGTAGTGGGGGTCTTAAATCATCAAGGGGGAGAACTTGTGATGGCAAAAATAAAGTTTAGAAAAATAAAAATAGCTGGTCCAAAGAAAGAGAAAAAACCAAAGCAATCTAGTAAGCTAATGAATGGGAATTTTAAATTTTTTGGAAAGTTAAAATTAAATAATAGTCAGTTACATAAGTTAAATAATGTATCAATCGGGTGGAAATATGGAATTACGTTACTGCTTGTTTTTGCACTTTTAATCATTACTACTATTCTAGTAACGACACGTTTAGTTCATATTAATGGCAATATTGAACAATTAAATAAAACAGATGAAAGAGCACTAATTATTACAGAAATGGGTTCGATTACTCGTGAAAAAAGTATTAGCATTTTAAATTATCTCGACTATCAAAATCCTACATATGTGGATGATTATCAAGTGAGTATTACTAAATTTAATGAATATGAAGAAGCGATAAAGAAAGATATTCGAAATGAGGAAGAGCAAGCTTTATTTGATGAAATTGTCGAACGCGATAAGAAAATGAATGAATTATTTATTGATCAAATTATACCTGCGATACAAGCAAATGACAGATCCGCTATTAATTCCTTAAGCTTAACAAATACAACACTTCGTAATAGAACGATTACTGCTTTAAGTAAAATGCAAGAATTGGTACAAGTTAGTCGTACAAAAGCAGCAAGTGATGCGGTTGATAGTGCAGCTATCGCGACAAAAACCTTAGTTATTGCAATGATTACTGCTCTAATTATCGGTACAGTATTAATCATCATTATCAGTCGAATCATTACTCGTAATTTAAAGAAAGTTGTTCAAGTTAGTGATACAGTTGCCAATGGGGATTTAACTGCTGAGAACATTAATTATGAAGGCAAGGATGAGATTGGTAAATTAGCTCAGTCCATGAATAAAATGAGCAATAATCTCCGTATGGTTATTCAAAAGATATCAGAAGTATCGATTACCGTTAACAAGCAAAGTGAGAATTTATCCCAATCTACAAATGAAGTGACTGCTGGAAGTCAGCAAGTAGCAACAACCATGCAGGAATTATCTTCCGGAGCAGAGAATCAAGCAAATACGGCAAGTGATTTAGCAGCATCAATGGAATCCTTTTCTGGCACGATTGGCGACGCCTATACGCAAGGGGAGTTAATATATCAATCCTCTAATAAAGTGTTAGGGATGACGAATGACGGTAGTCGATTAATGGAGTCTTCTATAGAACAAATGAATGTGATTAATAAAATTATGAAAGAGGCTGTAGAAAAAGTACATGGCTTGGATACACAGTCTCAGGAAATATCGAAATTAGTTTCTGTTATCAAAGGAATTGCTGATCAAACAAATTTACTTGCCTTAAATGCAGCAATTGAAGCAGCACGAGCTGGAGAGCATGGGAGAGGATTTGCAGTAGTCGCAGATGAAGTAAGAAAGCTTGCCGAACAAGTTGCATTCTCTGTCACAGATATTACAAATATCGTAGGAAGTATTCAAAAAGAATCAAGTGTTGTAACAGATTCCCTACAAGGTGGATATGAAGAAGTAATGAAAGGTACAGAACAGATTAAAACAACGGGTGCAACCTTTAATGGCATTAAAGATGCCGTAAATGACATGGCGAATAGCATTGGGGTTGTTTCAGAAAATCTTGCATCCATTTTAGAAACAAGTAAAGAGATGAATCGCTCGATTGAAGATATTGCAGCAATTTCCGAAGAGGCAGCTGCAGGTATCGAACAAACTTCTGCTTCCGTTCAGCAAACAAGTAGTTCGATGCAGGAGCTGGCCGATAGTTCACATGAATTATCCAATTTAGCAGTGGAGTTAAATGGATTAGTGAAGGAATTTAAAATCAAATAACGATGGAAAGTTGAGAAACGAGACAAGGTTTCTCAACTTTTTTTCATAGTTAAGGAGTATAAGTTTTTAAAGTTAATTCAGTGTCTAGATCCGGGTATCCAGAGGCCGATAAGCTTCCCGCCCTATCCCTATGATAAGTCAACCTCGGTTCACTGACGTTCACCGTGGTCCTATATCTCTGGATAAGTCGCTCAGCCCCACACGCAGCTATACGGGTGCCCTTAGCATTTCTTATTTTTTCGAAAAATGAAAATTTCGGGTATAAAAATAAATAGTAATATGCTATGATGGAGGAAATAAATCTCATTGGCTTAGTAGTTGATTGCTGATGTCTTAGGAGAGCGATACTAAATGGAAATTTGGAAGCGGAATTTACTTGTTTTGTGGATAGGAGTTTTCTTTACCTCCGCGTCATTTAACATGGTAATTCCCTTTTTGCCAATTTTTCTTCTAGAATTAAATGTTCACGAAAACACAGAGATTTGGTCAGGTGTATTGTTTAGTGCAGCGTTTTTTGCAGGAGCCTTTGCTTCACCATTTTGGGGAAGGCTTGCAGACAAATATGGAAGAAAACCGATGATTATTCGAGCTGGATTTGTGCTTTTTGTGGTTTATACTTTAGCAGCTTTTGTTACGAACCCTTATCAATTATTAGTACTTCGAATACTGCAAGGATTGTTATCTGGTTTTATTCCTGGGGCGATTGCCTTAATTGGAACGAATACACCTTCTGATAAAACAGGCTATGCTTTATCGATGATTTCTACAGCTTCTGCATCGGGAGGAATAATGGGACCATTAATTGGAGGAGTGATTGCCCAATTAGTTGGAAACCGCCTTTCCTTTGCGAGTGCAGGTCTTCTTGTTTTCATTGCTACCCTTTTAATTATCTTCTGGGTAAAAGAGGATAACTTCTCGCCAAGTAAAGAAAAGGGATCTGTTAGAAATGACTTGCGCATAGCCTTTTCGAATAGGCCACTTATGTTAGTACTCCTTTTAACGGTGGTCACCTCCTGCTCTATTATGACCATTGAGCCAATTCTTCCACTCTATATTTTGGAGGTTGGTGGTTCGATGGATAAAGCCTCCTTATTGGCTGGGATTATCTTTTCACTTCCTGGGATTGCAAGTGTTATCATGGCACCATATTGGGGGAAGTGGGCAGACAAGGTTGGCTTTAACCGCATCTTATTTATTGGATTATTAGGTGGGGCACTTGGTACCTTTTCACAGATTATTTTCAGTAATATTTGGGGATTCTCGATTACTCGTTTTATATTTGGTCTCTTTTTCTGCGCTGTTTTTCCAGCTTTAAATGGGTTAGTTGTAAAAACGACGGCAGAAAATTTTCGTGGGAGAGCCTTCAGTCTAAACCAAACAGCAACGCAGCTCGGCGGAATGTTTGGACCGATGATCGGAGGTTTCATTGGAGGCATTTTCCCTGCTCAGTCCGTTTTTATTGTAACAGGTATGTTGCTATTGGTAGCAACAGGAATTGCCTATAAAAAAGGAAATGTGTTTAGAACGACCATTAAGCAAAAGGTAAAAATCGTGACCCACGGAAAATAAAAGATAGAGACTTCAAATGCTGTGCTAGCATGATAGGAAGTCTCTTTTTTTGTCGCAAAAATTTCGTCAGTCCGCTTACATATTTCTATTAGAGCAAGAAAGAATAAAGGGTGGAGGTGACAACCATGGCAAAAAATAAAAATAAAAATGCGAAACAAGCAGTACAAGATGATACATCTCGTCAATATGATCACGAATTTGCTAATGAACCATTAACAGCAGCAGAGAAATTAAATAATAAAAAAACGAAAAAGAGACAATAAATATCTAAACTAGCATGTTCTCTTGAAGGGGACTAAACAAGTAAATCGCACACTTACTCACATTGTTTGAGTAGGTGTTTTTTTGTTGATATTAAGCTATTTATAGCGATATTCATTCCCAATTTAGCATGAAATGAACTTTTCGATATTTTTCTGCAATTATGAATCTGTTTCTTTTTTAACAAAGGCTATGTTGTTGTTCATTATAGATATTCGGATAGGTATGAAAATTCATAGGCGGAGAATTTTCGACTAATCTGTAAAAAGGGAGGATAGAAGCAGATATAGGAGGAGATATTCCGCATAACTGCTTAAAATAAGACAAAATCCAAAGTTTTGGATACGATAAGCGGAAAAACCTCTCTTATTTTTATAGAAATATGCGTGTTTTTGATAATAAGCGGAATTTTTCCGTTTACTTTTCGAGAGCACTAAAGTCAGCATGAAAACGCTGTAATTTATTATAAAAAATGAATTTTTTTTGCTAAGATTTCATTGGCCCCGAGAAGAAAACCCGTTCCTTCCATACAGGGATACTTTTTTCTACTTTAATGAGAGCTGAGATTGATTCCTCCTTACAGCAGGAAAATATAAGGGGGAAATAGAAGGTAAGTATGGTTAATTTCTTTTAGAAAAGAGTGGGGGAGGCTGGAATATTTAAAAAGATGCGGCAGCATCCAAAAAGGGACAGTATGGAATGCTAGCAGATGATGCATGTAATGCGATTAATGATGTAGTGAGATAAAATAATGCTAAAGGGGAAAGAAAAATGGACGCGCGGATTAAAGAACTAGTAGACTTTGCAAAAAATCAATGGGGACTAACAGAATATTATTTAGGAAGGCATCGTTTATTTAGAAGGCTAATGTTGGATGGGGAGACGTTAAATATTTTAAATATGGAATGGTTCCCTAATATTTATGCCGATTGGACAGATGAGGAGGAGAATCCTGAAGGGACTGCTTCTATCGATATAAACATCCATACGAAGGAGTTCCAATCTGTTATTTTTGTGCAGGGGCTGACCTATGCGGAAAAGGGAGTTGTTTTTGCAAATAAAGATATAAAAGAGGTTAAGGAGTGGCTCACTGCTTTCACGGGGTTATATATGGAGAAAGATTTTGTTTGCAAGCAAACAGACGAAAGGGAGTATTATTTTGAGGAACAGTGGAATGGTGTTCCGTTATCCCCATCCTGTTCGATAAATGTAGGGTTTAATGAAAATGGAGAGTTAACTTTTTATGCGAAAAACGTAAGTGTGACGACGTATAAGAGAGAGTTGGAAGAAGAATATACTTTATTGCTAGCTGATATAGAAGATATAGCGAGAGAACAGGTTGTTTTAGCTAAATTTCCTGAAGATGATGGTATGATAATGGTATATGGAGTGGAAGAAACGTACATAAGAAATGATCGCAAAGGAAGCATCCTATTTATACAGGAGCAGGTTGGTTTTCGAAAGAACATCAATAAAGAAATTGACTGGCAGGAACCAATGAAGGATAGCTTTGAAAGAAAGTTCTTGCATTGGGATGATGAAGTGAGTGTGGGAGATGCTTATTTAAAAGGGACGCATCCAGATTCCTTGCCAATCATGGATGAAGATGCAGAAAAATGTATCCAAGAAGTAACAGATTTTTTGCGAATGAAGTATCCGAATGATTCGGGTAAATGGATGCTTAAATATTTATATAGAGAAAATTTTAAGTTGATTGCACATCTTGAAGAGAGTATCCCTAAAAGTCTGTTTGCAGGAAGAATCCTTATTTTTCATGATAAAGACGGAAAGATAGTGAATTATATGGATAGAAAGGAACTTTGGGATGAAATTCTCGACGCAAAAATCAATGAAGAGAAGGAGATAAAAGTAACCGAGGAAGAGGCTTATCAAAAACTGAAACCATATTTTACCCTGACTCCATATTATGTGTATGATTCAGAAGATAACAGATGGGTACTATGCGGAAAACTAGACTGTGATTACTTTGTAGATGTGGAAAGTGGAGAAACCAGTAAGCTAGAGAATTCCTTTTTTATTAATTAATATGTTAATACGTTGTTGTTAAAATAAATGGAATTAGAATATCTTGGACTCCAATCATAAGCATCGCAAAGAACAAACACCAAAGATTTTAAACAGAAGGAGGAAGAAGAATGGACTCTTCCCTTGAATTACAAATGCTCATTCAATTATTTGAGCGAGCTGCACTTTTACTTTTAACTTTATTTTTTATGACTAGAGTTCCGAAATTCAAAGAAACTTTGCAAAAGGATCATCACTCTCCAACAGAGCTTACGTTAATCACACTGATATTCTGCGCATTCGCTCTATTTGGTACCTATTCAGGGATTCAAGTAGAAGGTTCGATTGTGAATATCCGAACAATTGCAATTATGTCAGGTGGTATCCTATTTGGTCCGTGGGTTGGGATAGTAACAGGAATTGTATCCGGCGTACACCGTTACTTAATTGATATTGGTGGCGTAACCTCTGTCCCTTGTTTGATTACCAGTATTTTAGCAGGTGTAGTATCAGGCTATATTCATCATCGTGTAAAAAAGAATAGCCGTTGGATATATGGGATTGTAGCGGGGATGCTATGTGAAATACTAACAATGATTCTGATCTTATTCCTGGCAGACCCCTTTGATTTAGGAGTAGAGATTGTATCCAAAATTGCCTTGCCGATGATTTTAGGACAAGTTAGTATTGGGTTAATTGTCTTAATGATTGCTAGTGTGGAAGGGGAAAAAGAAAGAATTGCTGCACAGCAGGCACAGCTAGCCCTTAATATTGCCAATAAAACATTGCCGTATTTCCGTTCCATCAATGGGAATTCCTTGCGTACAATTTGTACGATTATAAAAGAGGATATTCGGGCAGATGCAGTGGCAATAACGGACACAAAGGATGTTCTTGCATACGTTGGTTTTGGTGAAGAAAAGTACAAAATTGGCCAGGAAATTATTAGTGATTTAACGAAAGATACCATTCGAAGTGGAAAGATTACCATTCGCAATAATATCGCTGATCATCACACTCCACAGATTCATTGTTTATTGGTTATTCCTTTAGAAGAAAGAGGAGTAGTAACCGGTACGTTAAAAATCTATTATCGAAAAGCATATACGATTACAAATACGCTCCAAACAATGGCGATTGGATTAGCACAAATTATCTCAACCCTTATGGAGGTTTCACGAGTAGAGCAGATGAAGGAAGAGGCAAATAAGGCAGAACTTAAAGCCTTGCAGACAAAAATCAATCCACATTTCTTATTCAATGCCCTTAACGCGATTGCATCAACGACACGTCGGGATCCAGAAAAAGCACGAGAATTAATTATTAATTTATCCGGTTATATGCGTTACAACCTAGAGGTAGGAGAAGAGCTTATTGATATTCAGCTTGCCCTTCAGCAAGTAAGAGACTATATCCAAATTGAAAAAGCCCGCTTTGGCAATCGACTACAAGTGAACTATGAAATAGATGATACACATATTAAGCTTCCTAGTCTGCTAATCCAGCCATTAGTGGAAAATGCTGTTATTCATGGAATTTTAAAACGAAAAGGACCTGGAATTGTCACAATAGCAGTCAAAGATTTAGGGGGAAAGGTCCGCGTCAGTGTACGAGATACAGGAGAAGGGATAGACCAGGCAGTGATTGATCGCCTCGCAAAAGAAGAGGTATCATCCAAACAAATCGGTTTAACGAATGTCCATCAACGAGTAAAATTAATGTATGGAACAGGCTTGATTATTCGAAGATTAGAGCCAGGTACGGAAGTTTATTTTGATATAACGAAGGAGATAGCATGAAAGCAATCATTGTTGAGGATGAAATTCCAGCAAAAGAGGAACTAGAATATTTAATTCAAACACATAGCAGTATTGAAATTGTTGCCTCATTTGAGGATGGTCTAGATGTCCTTAAATTTTTACAAGCAGAAGAAGTCGATGCCATCTTCTTGGATATTAATATCCCTTCCTTAGATGGAATGTTTTTAGCAAGCAATATTAGTAAATTTGCAAAAAAGCCTTATATTATTTTTACAACAGCCTATAAGGAGCATGCGGCACAGGCTTTTGAATTAGAAGCATTTGATTATATTTTGAAGCCTTACGAAGAAAAGCGAATAGCGGCGATGCTTGCAAAATTAGAATCAGCTTATCAAAGAGAAAGTAAAGGACCAGAAGAGGTGACAACAGAGGTAAATCGCCGTATCAACCTGCGTAAAAATGAAAATATTATTGTGACAGATGTAAATGATATCTACTATGCAGAGGCGAGTGAAAAAGTAACAGTCGTTTATACAAAATCAGAGGAATATATGATGCCGATGAGTATTTCTGATTTTCACGATAAATTGCCACAGGATACTTTTTTTCGCTGTCATCGTTCCTACACAGTAAATCTTTCGAAAATCCATGAAATTGTGCCATGGTTTAATCATACGTATTTAGTTCGATTAAAGGATATGAAGGCAGAGATACCAGTTAGCAGAAGCAAAGCAAAAGTATTTCGACAACTTATGCATCTGTAATTACCATTCATTCCGAATATAGGGCATTTCATTCTGATACCGGTTTCAAAATACTTTCAGGCGGTATAATTTAACTATAAATAGAAAGAATAAACAACCTTTTATAGTAGAAAATACTGTTTATAAACCGAGTAGAAAGAGGAGATCGGAATGAAAGAACGCAATGGAAATCGCCTTCTTATAGTGATTGGTACAATTATTGTTCAAATGGGGTTAGGTACCATTTATACATGGAGCTTATTTAATCAACCACTTGTTGATAAATATGGATGGGATTTAAGTGCAACCGCAA from Niallia sp. FSL W8-0635 carries:
- a CDS encoding methyl-accepting chemotaxis protein is translated as MAKIKFRKIKIAGPKKEKKPKQSSKLMNGNFKFFGKLKLNNSQLHKLNNVSIGWKYGITLLLVFALLIITTILVTTRLVHINGNIEQLNKTDERALIITEMGSITREKSISILNYLDYQNPTYVDDYQVSITKFNEYEEAIKKDIRNEEEQALFDEIVERDKKMNELFIDQIIPAIQANDRSAINSLSLTNTTLRNRTITALSKMQELVQVSRTKAASDAVDSAAIATKTLVIAMITALIIGTVLIIIISRIITRNLKKVVQVSDTVANGDLTAENINYEGKDEIGKLAQSMNKMSNNLRMVIQKISEVSITVNKQSENLSQSTNEVTAGSQQVATTMQELSSGAENQANTASDLAASMESFSGTIGDAYTQGELIYQSSNKVLGMTNDGSRLMESSIEQMNVINKIMKEAVEKVHGLDTQSQEISKLVSVIKGIADQTNLLALNAAIEAARAGEHGRGFAVVADEVRKLAEQVAFSVTDITNIVGSIQKESSVVTDSLQGGYEEVMKGTEQIKTTGATFNGIKDAVNDMANSIGVVSENLASILETSKEMNRSIEDIAAISEEAAAGIEQTSASVQQTSSSMQELADSSHELSNLAVELNGLVKEFKIK
- a CDS encoding sensor histidine kinase — protein: MDSSLELQMLIQLFERAALLLLTLFFMTRVPKFKETLQKDHHSPTELTLITLIFCAFALFGTYSGIQVEGSIVNIRTIAIMSGGILFGPWVGIVTGIVSGVHRYLIDIGGVTSVPCLITSILAGVVSGYIHHRVKKNSRWIYGIVAGMLCEILTMILILFLADPFDLGVEIVSKIALPMILGQVSIGLIVLMIASVEGEKERIAAQQAQLALNIANKTLPYFRSINGNSLRTICTIIKEDIRADAVAITDTKDVLAYVGFGEEKYKIGQEIISDLTKDTIRSGKITIRNNIADHHTPQIHCLLVIPLEERGVVTGTLKIYYRKAYTITNTLQTMAIGLAQIISTLMEVSRVEQMKEEANKAELKALQTKINPHFLFNALNAIASTTRRDPEKARELIINLSGYMRYNLEVGEELIDIQLALQQVRDYIQIEKARFGNRLQVNYEIDDTHIKLPSLLIQPLVENAVIHGILKRKGPGIVTIAVKDLGGKVRVSVRDTGEGIDQAVIDRLAKEEVSSKQIGLTNVHQRVKLMYGTGLIIRRLEPGTEVYFDITKEIA
- a CDS encoding ABC transporter permease subunit, coding for MRKFAKLIIYYLLGTIAILALSVFPKYFQMRDFPEGEGYFSTLLSFLSQEFFQKDGWVYSLNGVDEKPILDVLWPAFVYSMEILFGALLLGCAVAFILSLVSFFLPKFLLQPIKRILDLIESIPDIIIATLLQALVIFIFVHTGVEIFEVASYSDKAYLGPIITLAILPAVSLFKILILMMEEEFLKMYVTFARSKGIHNFPILLKHILRNIIPVSFHHLKIIIWGLLSSQFIIERLFNVHGFTYFLVESFTPMTIAVSLLLIFTPFFIIFQLVDIVLKEEKEPARDLKKESRKEKLTFTHFASSFKVFLLNIKDGFQQFSWRRFSLIRPVMWVGKMLGSHMKNWKFAVGSLFFIVVIGYSILYSVTTNNHVDQMNLLYAEDGATLIAAPPFAPTEPFFFGSDKMGYSLFDQIVIGAKYTLLFALLIAFLRVIGGLLFAVVYSFHVKPKVQQWLAKTVDSIHFMPLSLIAYILLRPILLPGFDGFSYSFWERVFLETMILTLLVVPLTTVLLGKEINRVLDYEFIASAKVMGGGKFQIFTRHILPHLGPRLTILFGQQFIHVLLIFMHLGMFDYFFGGTKLSMDAMFADPPRSITYEWSGLIGQVGRLALGSGRYWYLYLLVPFILAIFAMQLIVQGVKEVQQVKVGVIFKHPNPNMYKKKQKLEKKEVAPSITKESFTQIGRDSNGNQAITPP
- a CDS encoding MFS transporter, with amino-acid sequence MEIWKRNLLVLWIGVFFTSASFNMVIPFLPIFLLELNVHENTEIWSGVLFSAAFFAGAFASPFWGRLADKYGRKPMIIRAGFVLFVVYTLAAFVTNPYQLLVLRILQGLLSGFIPGAIALIGTNTPSDKTGYALSMISTASASGGIMGPLIGGVIAQLVGNRLSFASAGLLVFIATLLIIFWVKEDNFSPSKEKGSVRNDLRIAFSNRPLMLVLLLTVVTSCSIMTIEPILPLYILEVGGSMDKASLLAGIIFSLPGIASVIMAPYWGKWADKVGFNRILFIGLLGGALGTFSQIIFSNIWGFSITRFIFGLFFCAVFPALNGLVVKTTAENFRGRAFSLNQTATQLGGMFGPMIGGFIGGIFPAQSVFIVTGMLLLVATGIAYKKGNVFRTTIKQKVKIVTHGK
- a CDS encoding LytR/AlgR family response regulator transcription factor, which gives rise to MKAIIVEDEIPAKEELEYLIQTHSSIEIVASFEDGLDVLKFLQAEEVDAIFLDINIPSLDGMFLASNISKFAKKPYIIFTTAYKEHAAQAFELEAFDYILKPYEEKRIAAMLAKLESAYQRESKGPEEVTTEVNRRINLRKNENIIVTDVNDIYYAEASEKVTVVYTKSEEYMMPMSISDFHDKLPQDTFFRCHRSYTVNLSKIHEIVPWFNHTYLVRLKDMKAEIPVSRSKAKVFRQLMHL
- a CDS encoding GNAT family N-acetyltransferase translates to MEIRQLHRHDAEAYFALRLEALKTNPEAFGSSYEEEKDYPISRTENRLADSSSYVFGAFVENQLIGVLTLMKDTKQKMSHRGHLYAAYVTPLNRGKGAGKQLVQIAINKAQELREIEQLYLEVVADNIPAKKLYESLGFETYGIDRKALKVSGKYYDEALMVLYL
- the sspO gene encoding small acid-soluble spore protein O, which codes for MAKNKNKNAKQAVQDDTSRQYDHEFANEPLTAAEKLNNKKTKKRQ